In one window of Primulina tabacum isolate GXHZ01 chromosome 8, ASM2559414v2, whole genome shotgun sequence DNA:
- the LOC142554139 gene encoding allene oxide synthase 3-like — protein MSSYISENPSESILPFKEIPGSYGLPFFGPIQDRLDYYYKQGSDEFFRARIKKYNSTVFRMNSPPGPFNARDSKVVVLLDAVSFPVLFDTSKVEKRNIFTGTYMPSTNFNGGYRVCSYLDPSERKHEILKGFILSLLGRLHKQIIPTFRRSVSRLFTDLETELSDKGEANFNAISDKMSFDLLFRLFANTSSYDTSVAGDGNTNLDKWLFFQLAPLVPLNLKFLPKVVEDFLLHTFPLPSFIVKSGYEKVREAFNKAAKELLDEAEKDGISRDEASHNLLFLSGFNAYGGTKILFPALLKYVGTGGSDLHRRLAYEIRTVAAEEGGITLAGINKMSLVKSVVWEALRIEPPVASQYGKAKEDITITSHDASYIIKKGEIIFGYQPLATKDPKIFVDPDKFVADRFVGHGEKLIKYVYWSNGRETDDPTTSNKQCPGKDMVVLFSRLMLVEFFLRYDTFKVEIGKLLLGSSVTFKSLTKAA, from the coding sequence ATGTCTTCTTACATTTCTGAGAATCCTTCTGAATCAATTCTTCCATTCAAAGAAATCCCAGGTAGCTATGGGTTACCCTTCTTCGGGCCGATTCAGGACCGTCTAGACTACTACTACAAGCAGGGATCGGATGAGTTCTTCAGGGCCCGAATCAAGAAATACAACTCCACAGTGTTCAGGATGAACAGCCCTCCAGGCCCTTTCAATGCCCGTGATTCTAAAGTCGTTGTTCTTCTTGATGCTGTTAGCTTCCCTGTCCTTTTCGACACGTCGAAAGTCGAAAAGAGAAACATTTTTACGGGCACTTACATGCCATCTACCAATTTCAACGGTGGATATCGCGTTTGTTCATATCTTGATCCTTCGGAAAGAAAACATGAAATCCTCAAGGGATTCATTTTATCATTACTAGGGAGGTTGCACAAGCAAATTATCCCTACATTCCGGAGATCGGTTTCGAGGCTGTTCACCGATCTTGAGACCGAGTTATCTGATAAAGGGGAAGCAAACTTCAATGCCATTAGTGATAAGATGTCGTTCGACCTCTTGTTCCGCTTGTTTGCGAATACGAGCTCGTACGATACAAGTGTTGCTGGAGATGGTAACACAAATCTTGATAAATGGCTGTTTTTCCAGCTTGCACCTTTGGTGCCATTAAACTTGAAGTTTTTGCCAAAAGTTGTGGAGGATTTCCTGCTCCACACATTCCCTTTGCCTTCTTTCATCGTGAAATCGGGGTACGAAAAAGTTCGAGAGGCCTTCAATAAGGCGGCCAAGGAGTTACTCGACGAGGCCGAGAAAGACGGGATCAGCAGGGACGAGGCTTCTCATAACTTACTTTTTCTTTCAGGGTTTAATGCATATGGTGGCACCAAGATTTTATTCCCAGCTTTGCTAAAGTACGTCGGAACCGGTGGATCAGATTTGCATAGGCGTCTAGCCTATGAGATACGGACCGTCGCGGCGGAGGAAGGTGGGATAACCCTAGCGGGGATAAACAAAATGAGCTTGGTAAAATCAGTGGTATGGGAGGCTTTGAGAATCGAGCCTCCTGTTGCATCTCAATATGGTAAGGCTAAAGAGGACATAACAATCACGAGTCACGACGCGTCGTATATCATAAAAAAAGGGGAGATTATTTTCGGGTATCAACCCCTTGCGACTAAGGACCCCAAGATATTTGTCGACCCCGACAAGTTCGTAGCTGATAGGTTCGTCGGACACGGGGAGAAGTTGATCAAGTACGTCTATTGGTCGAACGGGAGAGAAACCGATGACCCAACGACTAGCAACAAGCAATGCCCCGGCAAGGACATGGTGGTTTTGTTCTCAAGATTGATGCTTGTTGAGTTTTTCCTTCGGTATGATACGTTTAAGGTTGAAATTGGGAAGCTCCTTCTAGGGTCATCGGTCACCTTCAAATCCTTGACAAAAGCTGCTTGA